A window of Rhinolophus ferrumequinum isolate MPI-CBG mRhiFer1 chromosome X, mRhiFer1_v1.p, whole genome shotgun sequence contains these coding sequences:
- the NYX gene encoding nyctalopin, with translation MLVLLLHAVVLGLPSAWAEEACTRTCPLACACSSAEHGCTVRCDRAGLLQVPAEFPCEAASIDLDRNGLRFLGERAFGTLPSLRCLSLRHNNLSFITPGAFKGLPRLAELRLAHNGDLRYMHARTFAALGRLRRLDLAACRLFSVPERLLAELPALREFAAFDNLFRRVPGALRGLANLTHAHLERGRIEAVASSSLQGLQSLRSLSLQANRVRAVHAGAFRDCGALEHLLLNDNLLATLPADAFLGLRHLRTLNLGGNSLGHVARAWFADLVELELLYLDRNSIAFVEEGAFQNLSSLLALHLNCNHLTVLTWAAFQPGLFLGRLFLFHNQWRCDCSLEWLRDWMQSSGHIADVSCTSPGSVAGLDLSQVDFGRSSDGLCVDPEELNLSRSSPGPSPEPAATTMSRFSSLLSKLLAPKAPVEAAANTTQGPINASLSDSLLSGGVGDSGHNTPFLLHSSLLLSVAQHVMSVLQTD, from the coding sequence CAGTAGTCCTCGGCCTGCCCAGCGCTTGGGCCGAGGAGGCCTGCACACGCACCTGCCCCTTGGCCTGTGCCTGCAGCAGCGCGGAACACGGTTGCACAGTGCGCTGCGACCGCGCGGGCCTCCTGCAGGTGCCGGCCGAGTTCCCGTGCGAGGCGGCCTCCATCGACCTGGACCGGAACGGCCTGCGCTTCTTAGGCGAGCGGGCATTTGGCACACTGCCGTCACTGCGCTGCCTGTCGCTGCGCCACAACAACCTGTCTTTTATCACCCCGGGCGCCTTCAAGGGCCTGCCACGTCTGGCCGAGCTGCGCCTGGCGCACAACGGCGACCTGCGCTACATGCACGCGCGCACCTTCGCAGCGCTGGGCCGCCTGCGCCGCCTAGACCTGGCCGCTTGCCGCCTCTTCAGTGTGCCCGAGCGCCTCCTGGCCGAGCTGCCAGCCCTGCGTGAGTTCGCCGCCTTCGACAACTTGTTCCGCCGTGTGCCCGGTGCGCTGCGTGGCCTGGCCAACCTGACACACGCGCACCTGGAGCGCGGCCGCATTGAGGCCGTGGCCTCCAGCTCCTTGCAGGGCCTGCAGAGCCTGCGGTCGCTCAGCCTTCAGGCCAACCGCGTCCGCGCCGTGCATGCTGGCGCCTTCCGCGACTGTGGTGCCCTGGAGCACCTGCTGCTCAATGACAATCTGCTGGCCACGCTGCCGGCCGACGCCTTCCTTGGCTTGCGCCACTTGCGCACCCTCAACCTGGGTGGCAACTCGCTGGGCCACGTGGCACGCGCCTGGTTTGCAGACCTGGTGGAGCTCGAGCTGCTCTACCTGGACCGTAACAGCATTGCCTTCGTGGAGGAGGGCGCCTTCCAGAACCTCTCGAGCCTCCTCGCTCTACACCTCAACTGCAACCACCTCACCGTGCTCACCTGGGCCGCCTTCCAGCCCGGCTTGTTCCTGGGCCGCCTCTTTCTCTTCCACAACCAGTGGCGCTGTGACTGTAGCCTGGAGTGGCTGCGCGACTGGATGCAGAGCTCTGGGCACATCGCTGATGTGTCTTGCACCTCCCCGGGCTCCGTGGCTGGCCTGGACCTCAGCCAGGTGGATTTTGGGCGCTCCTCCGATGGCCTCTGTGTGGACCCCGAGGAGCTGAACCTCAGTAGGTCCAGCCCAGGCCCGTCCCCAGAGCCAGCGGCCACCACCATGAGCAGGTTCAGCAGCCTCCTCTCCAAGCTGCTGGCCCCGAAGGCCCCAGTGGAGGCGGCGGCCAACACCACCCAGGGGCCAATCAATGCTTCGCTGTCCGACAGCCTTCTCTCCGGTGGAGTGGGAGACTCGGGCCACAACACCCCATTTCTCCTCCACTCTAGTCTTCTGCTCAGTGTGGCCCAGCATGTGATGTCTGTCCTACAGACAGACTGA